The following proteins are encoded in a genomic region of Hyalangium minutum:
- a CDS encoding hybrid sensor histidine kinase/response regulator gives MYVTLVGIPPSVGDQLERGLQAQGLLEGCTRMYAGGLPEVPRHLPEGLVVLGDAGRPLADLEYLCGELHARRNISRTHLVVLTERPLEEHSALIQAGADECVAPPGGDWIARMKVLSRRLIALGLRGPPPTGEEPPSERLSLRDALQALLESTKSDLGYHFFSNLVEHLSRIYGASCVLVGELLPERDSIRTLAFWLNGSLQRGVVYSLRGTPCDEAIRTSVCHVRDGVAEQFPEDEMLAKLSMRGYLGAPLKDGNGNAIGILAVLHHQPLEAEGLEHSLLAAFAARAGTELERIRAHEEVERTRDFLRNTLNAVPDPLCVMDRAHRWVVVNRAFCDFMGRSETELLGCTARDFLPARVSESFFQEDERLFSTGESFESERVFDHTQDGQRRTMLTKKAVFHEPGGGAFLISVFRDNTDRRRLETQLRLADRLSSIGTLAAGVVHEINNPLAFVISNLSFLKKELAQPQILPEALPELREVLDETQEGINRVRTIVQDVKTFARSDETHSGPVDVHQAIEGALRLVRKELQYRAQVERSLETVPAVLGNQGRLGQVLVNLLVNALQAFPQNDPERNRVIVSTRSSSADTVIIEVGDNGPGMSPEVRQHLFDPFFTTKPAGEGSGLGLSICQSIVQSMGGKIEVESMQGQGSVFRVILPAAQARENTAANAQALPVDSKGLRRRLLLIDAEPAVGTSVRRLLQEAHEVHSVQDVRVALNLLSRGERYDAILCDVVLPGMSGVDLLRELEQREPGLARRTGFMTSGALSMPSRELISSYSGELLEKPFEPERLRRFVQRLFA, from the coding sequence ATGTATGTCACCCTAGTGGGTATCCCCCCCAGTGTCGGGGATCAGCTCGAGCGTGGGCTCCAAGCTCAGGGCCTGCTGGAGGGGTGCACCCGGATGTACGCCGGCGGCCTGCCCGAAGTTCCCCGGCACTTGCCTGAAGGGCTGGTGGTGCTGGGAGACGCAGGCCGCCCGCTGGCGGATCTAGAGTATCTGTGCGGAGAGCTGCACGCCCGCCGCAACATCTCGCGCACCCACCTGGTGGTGTTGACGGAGCGTCCTCTCGAAGAACACTCCGCGTTGATCCAAGCGGGCGCGGACGAGTGCGTGGCACCGCCGGGCGGGGACTGGATTGCCCGGATGAAGGTGCTGTCGAGGCGGCTGATCGCCCTGGGGCTGCGGGGCCCACCGCCCACCGGGGAGGAGCCGCCGTCCGAGCGGCTCTCGCTGCGCGACGCGCTCCAGGCCTTGTTGGAGAGCACCAAGTCGGATCTCGGCTATCACTTCTTCAGCAACCTCGTGGAGCACCTGTCGCGCATCTACGGCGCCTCGTGCGTCCTGGTGGGGGAGCTGCTGCCGGAGCGGGATTCGATCCGCACGCTGGCCTTCTGGCTCAACGGGAGCTTGCAGCGGGGCGTCGTCTACTCGCTGCGCGGCACGCCGTGTGACGAGGCCATCCGCACCTCCGTGTGCCACGTCCGCGACGGCGTAGCGGAGCAGTTTCCCGAGGACGAGATGCTCGCGAAGCTGTCCATGCGCGGGTACCTGGGCGCACCGCTGAAGGACGGAAACGGCAACGCCATTGGGATTCTCGCCGTGCTGCACCACCAGCCGCTGGAGGCGGAGGGACTCGAGCACTCACTGCTGGCGGCGTTCGCGGCGCGCGCGGGCACGGAGCTGGAGCGCATCCGCGCCCACGAGGAGGTGGAGCGCACGCGTGACTTCCTGCGCAACACACTCAACGCGGTGCCAGATCCACTCTGCGTGATGGACCGGGCGCACCGCTGGGTGGTCGTCAACCGCGCCTTCTGTGACTTCATGGGACGCAGCGAGACGGAGCTGCTGGGCTGCACCGCCCGGGACTTCCTGCCCGCGCGCGTGTCGGAGTCCTTCTTCCAGGAGGACGAGCGCCTCTTCAGCACCGGAGAGTCCTTCGAGAGCGAGCGCGTCTTCGACCACACCCAGGATGGGCAGCGCCGGACGATGCTCACGAAGAAGGCCGTCTTCCACGAGCCCGGCGGAGGCGCCTTCCTCATCTCGGTCTTCCGCGACAACACGGATCGGCGCCGCCTGGAGACGCAGTTGCGGCTGGCGGACCGGCTGTCCTCCATTGGCACGCTGGCGGCCGGCGTGGTGCATGAGATCAACAACCCGCTGGCCTTCGTCATCTCCAATCTCTCCTTCTTGAAGAAGGAGCTGGCGCAGCCGCAGATCCTTCCGGAGGCCCTGCCCGAGCTGCGCGAGGTGCTGGACGAGACGCAGGAGGGCATCAACCGGGTGCGAACCATCGTCCAGGACGTGAAGACATTCGCGCGCTCGGACGAGACGCACTCCGGGCCGGTGGATGTGCACCAGGCCATCGAGGGCGCGCTGCGGCTGGTGCGCAAGGAGCTGCAGTACCGCGCCCAGGTGGAGCGCTCGCTGGAGACGGTGCCCGCGGTGCTCGGCAACCAGGGGCGGCTGGGGCAGGTGCTGGTGAACCTGCTCGTGAATGCGCTCCAGGCCTTCCCGCAGAATGATCCGGAGCGCAACCGCGTCATCGTCTCCACGCGCAGCAGCTCGGCGGACACGGTCATCATCGAGGTGGGGGACAACGGACCAGGCATGAGCCCGGAGGTGCGGCAGCACCTGTTCGATCCGTTCTTCACCACCAAGCCGGCCGGCGAGGGCTCTGGCCTGGGCCTCTCCATCTGCCAGTCCATCGTCCAGTCCATGGGCGGGAAGATTGAAGTGGAAAGCATGCAGGGGCAGGGCAGCGTGTTCCGCGTCATCCTCCCGGCGGCCCAGGCCCGCGAGAACACCGCGGCCAACGCCCAGGCCCTGCCGGTGGACTCCAAGGGCCTGCGGCGCCGGCTGCTGCTCATCGACGCCGAGCCGGCCGTGGGCACCTCGGTGCGGCGGCTGCTGCAGGAGGCGCACGAGGTGCACTCCGTGCAGGACGTGCGCGTGGCGCTGAACCTGCTCTCACGCGGCGAGCGCTATGACGCCATCCTGTGCGACGTGGTGCTGCCCGGCATGAGCGGGGTGGATCTGCTGCGCGAGCTGGAGCAGCGCGAGCCCGGGCTGGCACGGCGCACGGGCTTCATGACCAGCGGGGCGCTCTCCATGCCCTCGCGCGAGCTCATCTCCTCCTACTCGGGCGAGCTGCTGGAGAAGCCCTTCGAGCCCGAGCGCCTGCGCCGCTTCGTGCAGCGCCTCTTCGCCTGA
- a CDS encoding DUF2171 domain-containing protein produces MTVRTADGEKVGHVAAVGDVHFELEPGVIPIPRRDYLVEYQDVAAVRGQDVFLEPGVHAVLEVDDDGGALPPRAHNSVDREPVNAPDALPAD; encoded by the coding sequence ATGACGGTACGGACCGCGGACGGCGAGAAGGTGGGCCACGTCGCCGCCGTGGGGGATGTCCACTTCGAGCTCGAGCCGGGCGTGATTCCCATCCCCCGGCGCGACTACCTGGTGGAGTACCAGGACGTGGCCGCCGTGCGCGGGCAGGACGTCTTCCTGGAGCCGGGCGTGCACGCCGTGCTGGAGGTGGACGATGACGGAGGCGCTCTGCCGCCGCGCGCCCACAACTCCGTGGACCGGGAGCCGGTGAACGCCCCGGACGCCCTGCCGGCGGATTGA
- the cheB gene encoding chemotaxis-specific protein-glutamate methyltransferase CheB, with amino-acid sequence MSALRVLIVEDSVMVRRRLADAFAEDPSFTVVGEAGDGARALELCQKLRPDVVTMDLMLPGMNGVEVTRRIMTHCPTPIVVFSGMENRTMGLYLLDALTAGAVDAVEKPTRFVSSEWAGELLSRVKQAARSPSAQVPEHLKPEPVWPMFPPRLVVVGASTGGPAAVRTILQQISPDFPLPILLVMHLSEKFEASMVDWLGKNSAIPVRHAVDGEILPTAGRPQLVMARANKHLVLRDSRLWLTSDAERHSSRPSVDVLFESVAKEVGSRAIACLLTGMGRDGAEGLHALRRAGAMTLAQDESSSVVFGMPLEAIRLGAARHVLPLHDIPAWLDTFSRRRPVGENA; translated from the coding sequence GTGTCCGCGCTCCGCGTCCTCATCGTGGAAGACTCGGTGATGGTTCGACGGCGCCTGGCTGACGCCTTCGCCGAGGATCCCTCCTTTACTGTGGTCGGCGAGGCGGGAGATGGCGCGCGCGCCCTGGAGCTGTGCCAGAAGCTGCGCCCCGATGTCGTGACGATGGACCTCATGCTGCCGGGGATGAACGGCGTGGAGGTGACCCGCCGCATCATGACCCATTGCCCCACGCCCATCGTCGTCTTCTCCGGAATGGAGAACCGGACCATGGGGCTCTACCTGCTGGATGCGCTGACGGCGGGCGCGGTGGATGCGGTGGAGAAGCCCACCCGCTTCGTGTCCTCGGAGTGGGCCGGGGAGCTGCTGTCCCGGGTGAAGCAGGCCGCGCGGTCGCCCTCGGCGCAGGTGCCCGAGCACCTGAAGCCCGAGCCGGTGTGGCCCATGTTCCCGCCGCGATTGGTCGTCGTGGGTGCCTCCACTGGAGGCCCCGCGGCCGTGCGGACCATCCTTCAGCAGATCTCCCCGGACTTCCCGCTGCCCATCCTGCTGGTGATGCACCTGTCCGAGAAGTTCGAGGCGTCCATGGTGGACTGGCTGGGCAAGAACTCCGCCATTCCCGTGCGCCACGCGGTGGATGGTGAAATCCTGCCCACGGCGGGCCGTCCCCAGCTGGTGATGGCGCGAGCCAACAAGCACCTCGTGTTGCGCGACAGCCGGCTGTGGCTGACGTCCGATGCGGAGCGGCACTCGAGCCGTCCCTCGGTGGACGTGCTCTTCGAGTCCGTGGCGAAGGAGGTGGGCTCGCGCGCCATCGCCTGCCTGCTCACGGGCATGGGGCGGGACGGTGCCGAGGGCCTTCATGCCCTGCGCCGCGCCGGAGCGATGACGCTGGCGCAGGACGAGTCCAGCTCCGTGGTGTTCGGCATGCCGCTGGAGGCCATCCGCCTGGGCGCGGCCCGGCACGTGCTCCCGCTGCACGACATCCCCGCGTGGCTGGACACGTTCTCGCGCCGCCGCCCGGTGGGCGAGAACGCGTAG
- a CDS encoding TauD/TfdA family dioxygenase, with protein MTTAIAHSFAPFSATQSFTPARNNPDVYVDTRMFRPQLQQLLATRPHISPSQTERFLLEAELMFQAFPEPIRRAVLELKNGLARYPFKVFPLMPTDPALPPTPLDSRRPRVEGAMMGEWLSGAFTRGLGEPFGYIQQNEGEIFQNNSPVKLHANAQSGESSATELWFHTDASFHPLPPAFVVLHCLRPDPAREAVTSFAALSDIMAQLTPRQRQVLREPRFLSDGVEYDYDDVNQRGNRMVKVPLVYGSEEDPFLAYDQDVHRPLDPEASDTMRALNLAMESVAQHVKLEAGDVAIFDNRRSIHKRSPFKASYDGNDRWCLLTYVAGNQIDSSREKRMPSRRRVLDVPAVMGFGMGM; from the coding sequence ATGACGACTGCCATTGCTCACTCGTTCGCTCCGTTCTCCGCGACCCAGTCCTTCACGCCCGCGCGCAACAACCCGGACGTGTACGTGGACACGCGCATGTTCCGCCCGCAGCTGCAGCAGCTGCTGGCCACGCGGCCCCACATCTCGCCGTCGCAGACGGAGCGCTTCCTGCTGGAGGCCGAGCTGATGTTCCAGGCCTTCCCGGAGCCCATCCGCCGCGCGGTGCTGGAGCTGAAGAACGGCCTCGCCCGCTACCCGTTCAAGGTGTTCCCGCTGATGCCGACGGATCCGGCGCTGCCGCCCACCCCGCTGGACTCGCGCCGTCCGCGCGTGGAGGGGGCGATGATGGGCGAGTGGCTGTCGGGCGCCTTCACCCGCGGCCTGGGCGAGCCGTTCGGCTACATCCAGCAGAACGAGGGTGAAATCTTCCAGAACAACTCCCCGGTGAAGCTGCACGCCAACGCGCAGTCCGGCGAGAGCTCCGCCACGGAGCTGTGGTTCCACACGGACGCCTCGTTCCACCCGCTGCCCCCGGCCTTCGTGGTGCTGCACTGCCTGCGGCCGGACCCGGCGCGTGAGGCCGTCACCTCGTTCGCCGCGCTGTCGGACATCATGGCGCAGCTCACCCCGCGCCAGCGCCAGGTGCTGCGCGAGCCGCGCTTCCTGTCGGACGGCGTGGAGTACGACTACGACGACGTGAACCAGCGCGGCAACCGCATGGTGAAGGTGCCGCTCGTGTACGGCTCCGAGGAAGACCCCTTCCTGGCGTACGACCAGGACGTGCACCGCCCGCTGGACCCCGAGGCTTCGGACACGATGCGTGCGCTGAACCTGGCCATGGAGTCCGTGGCGCAGCACGTGAAGCTGGAGGCCGGCGACGTGGCCATCTTCGACAACCGCCGCAGCATCCACAAGCGCTCGCCCTTCAAGGCCAGCTACGACGGCAATGATCGGTGGTGCCTGCTGACGTACGTGGCCGGCAACCAGATCGACTCCTCGCGCGAGAAGCGCATGCCGAGCCGCCGCCGCGTCCTGGACGTGCCGGCCGTCATGGGCTTCGGCATGGGCATGTAG
- a CDS encoding ATP-binding protein, with amino-acid sequence MGQRPTSTDTPTSQPAVDHPERTPSTPFMEGAPPEQQLEFSNRLLRALTQAQTEFIRGSDAPGLFNRLLGVLLELTSSEYGFIGEVHYDPKGLPFLRTYAITNIAWTDELREQFERLTPQGIEFRNLRTLFGAVLTTRKFVMSNDPPTDQRSGGTPQGHPPLKAFLGLPFNSGGEMVGMVGIANRPGGYSQQVIDFLEPFLATCCSVILSWRSEQQRRRAEEMLRHREEELRKHRDHLEELVQTRTEKLLRTTQELEKQQKFASMGQLAAGIAHEINNPLGYVMSNLSTLTEYVSAFSRMLQRYREFESYVAPQLQGHAAEELARLRTFWEREELTITLAEVKEVLNESLEGTQRVKDIIQELKKIARDDDVGPPKLVDVNKELADTLKMMRWNDLQSRCEVRTEYGQVPAILGYPTQISQVFTNLLNNAAQAIERRGEIRISTQREDDMVVVRISDTGHGMSPEVQAKLFTPFFTTKAPGKGTGLGLSISYNIVARHRGRIEVQSQPGQGTTFVLRLPMAISPLTGTQPAVKGPALSAGGATS; translated from the coding sequence TTGGGCCAACGGCCTACCTCCACCGACACCCCGACTTCTCAGCCCGCGGTGGATCACCCCGAGCGAACGCCGAGCACGCCCTTCATGGAAGGAGCGCCGCCCGAGCAACAGCTGGAGTTCTCCAACCGGTTGCTGCGGGCGCTCACGCAGGCGCAGACGGAGTTCATCCGAGGCTCGGATGCCCCGGGCCTGTTCAACCGCCTGCTCGGGGTGCTGCTGGAGCTGACGAGCAGCGAGTACGGCTTCATCGGCGAGGTGCACTACGATCCGAAGGGGCTGCCCTTCCTGCGCACCTACGCGATTACCAACATCGCGTGGACGGATGAGCTGCGCGAGCAGTTCGAGCGGCTGACGCCGCAGGGCATCGAGTTCCGCAACCTGCGCACGCTGTTCGGCGCGGTGCTCACCACGCGCAAGTTCGTGATGTCCAACGATCCCCCCACGGATCAGCGCTCGGGCGGAACGCCTCAGGGCCACCCGCCGCTGAAGGCGTTCCTGGGGCTGCCGTTCAACTCGGGCGGCGAGATGGTGGGCATGGTGGGCATCGCCAACCGGCCCGGGGGCTACAGCCAGCAGGTGATCGACTTCCTGGAGCCCTTCCTGGCCACGTGTTGCAGCGTGATTCTCAGCTGGCGCAGCGAGCAGCAGCGCCGCCGCGCCGAGGAGATGCTGCGCCACCGCGAGGAGGAGCTGCGCAAGCACCGAGACCACCTGGAGGAGCTGGTCCAGACGCGCACGGAGAAGCTGCTGCGCACCACGCAGGAGCTGGAGAAGCAGCAGAAGTTCGCCTCCATGGGACAGCTGGCGGCGGGCATTGCTCACGAGATCAACAATCCGCTGGGCTATGTCATGAGCAACCTGTCCACGCTCACCGAGTACGTCTCGGCCTTCTCGCGGATGCTGCAGCGCTACCGGGAGTTCGAGTCGTACGTGGCCCCGCAGCTCCAGGGCCACGCGGCCGAGGAGCTGGCGCGCCTGCGCACCTTCTGGGAGCGCGAGGAGCTCACCATCACCCTGGCCGAGGTGAAGGAAGTCCTGAACGAGTCGCTCGAGGGCACCCAGCGCGTGAAGGACATCATCCAGGAGCTGAAGAAGATCGCCCGGGATGACGACGTAGGCCCGCCCAAGCTCGTGGACGTGAACAAGGAGCTGGCGGACACGCTGAAGATGATGCGGTGGAACGATCTGCAGAGCCGCTGCGAAGTGAGGACCGAGTACGGCCAGGTCCCCGCCATCCTCGGCTACCCCACGCAGATCAGCCAGGTGTTCACCAACCTGCTGAACAACGCGGCTCAGGCGATTGAGCGGCGCGGGGAGATTCGCATCTCCACCCAGCGCGAGGATGACATGGTGGTGGTGCGCATCTCCGACACGGGACACGGCATGTCGCCGGAGGTGCAGGCCAAGCTCTTCACCCCGTTCTTCACCACCAAGGCACCCGGGAAGGGCACGGGGCTGGGCCTGTCCATCAGCTACAACATCGTCGCCCGGCACCGGGGCCGCATCGAGGTGCAGAGCCAGCCGGGCCAGGGCACCACCTTCGTGCTGCGCCTTCCCATGGCCATCTCCCCGCTGACGGGGACGCAGCCGGCGGTGAAGGGGCCCGCGCTCAGCGCCGGGGGCGCCACGAGCTGA